The following are encoded in a window of Rhodothermus bifroesti genomic DNA:
- a CDS encoding tetratricopeptide repeat protein: MPRLSLQCALLSVLRPIGFGVLSIGVLWLLAGCGSSSFLGQQVENFRAYYNTFYNARRSFEEGRRALERQQAEPIDGTTYLSLFGPPARPSNVTPFNKAIDKSANVLREHPRSKWADDALMLIGQSYYYMGNYAGAAQKFREVMALSRAYELEARLWLGRALLAARSHDEAQAVLQETLAREGLPAAWQSRFKLLEAEVYVQQRRWEAARQALEAGLERVPDRELGARGYFLLGQICETLRDYACAYRAFDRVRRYRPNYELGYAAAWHALRIQGLHLDAAAALRSLSQMLRDDKHFARQGELYYLRARIYQAMGEAETARTLYEALLYGNLADASRVRGRIYYALGELYRDAFLDYERAAAYFDTAAAALRPATQPSRAAAEVTPTPFALSDAAELARVFGQFRRVRQEIHRLDSLLYLGSLDEEAFAAFVLELRRRRAQELEAQRRAAGQRALEQRFLQGQSAPSLPGQEVVEAAAATGEAGFLFHRDPIRVQENRSRFFERWGRRPLLPNWRRLAALRSAASSDPAAQGAAAETWEDDAEIALPLVDVSDVPRDAVQRARLVAERAQLRYELGNVLFLSMHQPDSAAYWYRLVILEDADQPVAQRAYYALAEVQRALGDTLAAQALLETLLQRYPTTALASQLRVQLGQAPSATQNAPDTLNLAEAAYAHAVAAWRAGRHHEALQRLLELAVHYENTPVAPRALLATGYVWKDLLDGHALSDSSRFPVPVPAALAARLLAASARPVADTAASVQAAAAVAVDTVAMAHVTSSNLRPTLAQLYAYLTERYPQSPEAKQAQRVLAVLQPPSVAASPSDSAQVASPRGPRARLQEPGFAQQEPRPSQEVWTILLLETEDANEVGQVLQQYRPLTGGAVIDVRPFQHEGRMHYRLILGRYPSAQAAQAALEQLHPVLQAAARPFRLEPPESRN; encoded by the coding sequence ATGCCTCGGCTTTCGCTACAATGCGCACTGCTTAGCGTGCTGCGCCCGATTGGTTTTGGGGTGCTTAGCATAGGTGTACTCTGGCTGCTTGCTGGATGCGGCTCTAGTTCGTTTTTAGGGCAGCAGGTCGAAAATTTTCGGGCTTACTACAACACGTTTTACAATGCCCGTCGATCGTTTGAGGAAGGGCGGCGGGCGCTAGAGCGCCAGCAGGCTGAACCCATCGATGGGACGACGTACCTCTCGTTGTTTGGTCCGCCAGCGCGGCCTAGTAATGTGACCCCCTTTAACAAGGCCATTGATAAGAGTGCGAACGTGCTTCGGGAGCATCCACGCTCGAAGTGGGCGGACGATGCGTTGATGCTGATTGGCCAGTCGTATTACTACATGGGTAATTATGCCGGAGCTGCCCAAAAATTTCGGGAAGTGATGGCTCTAAGCCGGGCTTATGAGCTGGAAGCACGGCTTTGGCTTGGCCGGGCGCTTTTGGCTGCCCGCTCGCATGATGAAGCGCAGGCGGTTTTGCAAGAGACGTTAGCCCGAGAAGGACTGCCTGCGGCTTGGCAGTCGCGTTTTAAGCTGTTGGAGGCCGAGGTGTATGTGCAGCAGCGGCGTTGGGAAGCTGCGCGCCAGGCGCTAGAAGCTGGTCTTGAGCGCGTTCCAGATCGGGAGTTGGGTGCGCGGGGATATTTTTTGCTGGGGCAGATATGCGAGACGCTGCGCGATTATGCCTGTGCCTATCGTGCTTTTGATCGTGTGCGTCGCTATCGGCCTAACTACGAGCTAGGCTATGCTGCGGCCTGGCATGCCCTTCGGATTCAGGGGCTGCACCTGGATGCTGCAGCAGCGCTGCGCAGCCTGAGCCAAATGCTGCGTGATGACAAACATTTCGCACGGCAGGGAGAGCTCTACTACCTGCGCGCGCGTATTTACCAGGCTATGGGAGAGGCCGAGACGGCGCGTACGCTTTACGAAGCGCTGCTTTACGGCAACCTTGCCGATGCAAGTCGCGTCCGTGGACGCATATACTATGCTTTGGGTGAGCTCTATCGAGACGCATTTCTGGACTACGAGCGGGCAGCGGCCTATTTCGACACGGCAGCGGCAGCGCTTCGACCAGCTACGCAGCCGTCGCGTGCAGCTGCTGAAGTTACGCCGACGCCGTTTGCGCTCTCAGACGCTGCCGAGTTGGCGCGCGTATTTGGACAGTTTCGCCGCGTGCGCCAAGAAATCCACCGGCTGGATTCGCTGCTGTATTTAGGGAGTCTCGATGAAGAAGCCTTTGCTGCTTTTGTCTTGGAGCTGCGCCGTCGCCGCGCCCAAGAGCTGGAAGCGCAGCGCCGTGCTGCGGGTCAGCGTGCGTTAGAGCAACGCTTTTTGCAGGGGCAGTCTGCGCCTTCCCTGCCAGGGCAAGAGGTCGTTGAGGCCGCTGCAGCTACAGGCGAGGCCGGCTTTTTGTTTCACCGCGATCCTATCCGCGTGCAAGAAAACCGTTCGCGTTTCTTTGAGCGCTGGGGGCGGCGTCCGTTGCTTCCCAACTGGCGGCGCTTGGCTGCTTTGCGGAGTGCTGCGTCTTCCGATCCTGCTGCCCAAGGTGCTGCAGCAGAGACCTGGGAAGACGATGCCGAGATTGCCTTGCCTTTGGTGGACGTGTCAGATGTTCCACGCGATGCCGTGCAGCGGGCACGGCTTGTGGCTGAACGCGCGCAGTTGCGCTACGAGCTGGGCAACGTGCTGTTTTTGTCTATGCATCAGCCGGATTCAGCGGCTTACTGGTATCGCTTGGTAATCCTCGAAGATGCCGATCAGCCCGTTGCGCAGCGGGCCTACTATGCGCTGGCGGAAGTGCAGCGCGCTCTAGGGGACACGCTGGCTGCCCAGGCGCTCCTCGAGACGTTGCTGCAACGCTATCCGACCACAGCGCTTGCCAGTCAGCTGCGCGTGCAGCTGGGCCAAGCGCCCTCGGCAACGCAGAATGCGCCGGACACGCTGAACTTGGCCGAAGCCGCTTACGCCCATGCCGTTGCTGCCTGGCGGGCAGGACGTCATCACGAGGCCCTGCAGCGCTTGCTTGAGCTTGCTGTGCACTACGAAAACACCCCCGTTGCGCCCCGTGCCTTGCTGGCTACGGGTTACGTATGGAAAGACCTGTTGGACGGCCATGCCCTAAGCGACTCTAGTCGCTTCCCTGTTCCGGTACCTGCTGCACTTGCAGCGCGACTGCTTGCAGCATCGGCCAGACCGGTGGCCGACACAGCTGCTTCGGTGCAAGCCGCAGCGGCCGTTGCCGTCGATACGGTGGCCATGGCGCACGTGACCTCTAGCAACTTGCGACCTACGCTTGCTCAGCTCTATGCCTACCTTACGGAGCGCTATCCTCAAAGTCCAGAGGCCAAGCAGGCGCAGCGCGTGCTTGCGGTCCTGCAGCCACCGTCGGTTGCTGCAAGCCCATCGGATTCAGCTCAAGTCGCTTCGCCCAGAGGGCCACGTGCACGGCTGCAAGAGCCTGGGTTTGCGCAGCAAGAACCTCGGCCATCTCAAGAAGTCTGGACCATCTTGCTCTTAGAAACTGAAGACGCCAATGAAGTAGGACAAGTCTTGCAGCAGTACCGGCCCTTGACCGGTGGCGCTGTGATCGATGTGCGTCCGTTTCAGCATGAAGGACGCATGCACTATCGGCTCATTTTAGGACGTTATCCCAGTGCTCAGGCTGCTCAGGCTGCTTTGGAACAGCTCCACCCGGTTTTGCAAGCTGCAGCCCGACCTTTCCGCCTAGAGCCTCCCGAAAGCAGGAACTAA